TAGACTTCAGTTTTTTACACACTTGAGAGAATTCTGCCCCTTATAACAGCTTCATTTAGAATGTTAATACGCCAGCTTGCATTATGTCTGAGCAGCTGTTTTCTTAGCACAGCATATGTTTTCTAATGGGTATAGAACGAATTGTTTTGTAAAAGGCTTAGTGATTGGTGTCTAATTGGCAGTACACACTTACGAATTGGAGAAgtttgtacacttagcgaatgggtaaaaagattcttctaccttgcccaatttagggtttcttgtggatgtgataatcacccccaaaaaagtgatgaaaacataagagtttgtcacataaactgaaaataaaaaattaaactttttcactcgagggaagacttgaacctacgacctctcgttctgtagctgctctcgctaaccacgggaccacgtcgctccttCACTCCCACTCTCCTTGCTGTTGCCTATCttcgaatggactactcagtttgtatattttactgatttttttcatagttccacacaacttcttcctgttttctcgattgatctgtgttcagtttttcaaggcctatccactgtgccaacttataactaaatctgaggggggtgcgatggggaggttcccttgtgagaaggatCGTTCGGATACTCtgaagttttataatgaaactaagGGTTGAGTCAATATAGCTGACCAAATGACTAGGCTCTACAATGTTCAAACTGACACACCAATGGCCTGTATGtgtattttataactttttttatcTTGCCGTGATCAATGTTCACACAATTTTTAAGTTGCTTACTCTTAAGATGATTCCATTTCAAGACTTTATCCTCAGAGTAGCAGATGAGCTTGCTGGTCCCTGCAAACAGCTAAGAGGCGCCATTGTCCTCTTGCATGCACTCAGCGTAGGTGCTGGTCAACCTGGAAATAGAAAGCGGTGTTGAATTCAGGTTCCCTGCAAAGAACAAAATGGGACTAAAACATCACGCATATGTTTAAAGTGCAACGAGTATGTGTGCAACAGTTACCAAGCCTAAACCCTTGTCGAATGTGTGTGCACATCCCAGCTTAGACAATTCTGTCCACTGTGTTGTTCCTacatatttccaaatatttataattctAGAGTTAAATTGCTTGTTTGTTCTTATGTTTCCATTCTTTGATTGCAATAAGCAAGAAAACATGCAGAGTCTTTTTAGTCACATCCTGCTTTTTACGATCTTTTGCGAACGTTCCGATCTTGCGTTATATAtctgtaaaagtaaaaatactattattcataTAAACAGAATGTTTCACTCGTTTTTATAAGGAAAAACCATGTAACATTGGTTTGCTAACTTCTTTTAATGATGTTTGACGAAACACTGGGGAATTTCTTCTcgaaagtttaaaataaaaaaaacattatttcgGAAAATTTATTTCTGCAGTGTACTATTCATTTTAGAGACCAAATTCTCCTTTGATTACTCTTTAAGGGTATTCCTAAATGTACTGTTAACATGGCAACATCCAAAACACCGCCCAAATACCAATAAAGTGTTGGTTTCCTACAGTGAGTCAAAAATTTCCCATGTTGTGCTTGTACTGTTGCGTTTAACATTGGACCAAAAATACTTTGAAATCGAAGTGTAAACCACCAATATTTGATAGACAGATTCTTCTACAAAGTGATTACTGTAGCATTCCCTTCTGTGGGAAGTGTGATATTTTAGCCAAATATGTCTCATTctgaatagtctcccattcgtttAGGTTGCTGCTTGCGTACTGTGTATTTTCTGCCACATGAACACACACAATTTTGTTTTGTCATCAGTGAAATGTGTTAATCGCATTTAGTATACTCCATGAGTAGAAAATaatcctgcctctctctctctctctctctctctctctgtgtgtgtgtgtgtgtgtgtgtgtgtgtgtgtgtgtgtgtgtgtgtgtgtgtgtgtgtgtgtgtgtgtgttttatgcccctcccccccccccccccccccctgggattGCTCTACAAACAAAGGTTTCAAATTCTCTTGTACAGTTTTGCCTGGAAAATGACATGGTGTGCATATGTCAGACTGTGTTGGCGATGACAACAGGCTGCATTCCTGTGATTTATTTGAACATTGTGTACACTGGAGGGAACCTGGGTCTCTCTTTCATAAAACAGTTTGTACATATAagtatttgtatgtattgtgaatcgTCCGAGGAGTATGTTGCCATATGCTTGTTGGCGCCATGTGGCAAAAATATAAAATAGTGAgtaaatacaaatgaaataaaaatttctatttttaaacTGTTAAGTAGTGATCTGTGTATCAAAACCACACAGAGGTTTTTCTCATTGCAGTTGGTCTCCAAAAAACTGTCAAGATAACAAATCTTTGTTACAGACTTTAGGTAGCAGCTGTGTCAAATGTCATACTATATTTGATTAAAATAACGTGTTGAGATATGCCATATGGCACTACAGCATTGCCACATAGTGTATAGCTGTGCCTCAGCCTAGTCTTTGATAACATGGAGTGGTCTGCCAACAGGTGATATAGCTTGGTTTTGCCCACTTCTATAAACAACAGTTGACTGAGCTTCCAAGTGGTGCCAAATAATGTATTACTCATGTACTCCACAGTgatcaaaaaatttaaattaattcactttttcttttttttcctcaatTATTGGAAATTAGCCTGTTacgtcctcttcccccccccccccccccacccacccccaccacgGTGCTTGTCTTGTTGGTTTGATTTCCCCACCTCTTGCTTTGTGTACAGATTGATTTTTTCCTCGTTTGtcaataatttattactatttaggTGGTCTATTTACATTCCTTCTGGTGACATGGCCTCTCCATTTATTACTATACTGCTTAATCTTCTCATTTATGCTTTTAGCTTCTTATCTGATTATTGTACTCCTTGTCATATCATCTATACTACTGTATAAAGATAAGTCGTTTTACACTGTTACCAAAAACctcaaagttcttgaccaatttacttcaagttTTTGAGTGATACACAAATAAACATTCAGATGTGCATATGCTGtacattttttaaacaacaatgtgcaGATTTTGTATTGACTCCCACTGTGAGAAAgcaaatgctgtgctgtgaaatgcAGATTAGTTTTCTTTCTTGCACTCAGTTTCAACTATGATAACAGGGCATGTAAGCCATTAGACACATTGTTTCTTCCATATATATTAGGTCTCCCTATatcaaataatgtaaaatcaaagatggaataatgacagtattatgaaaagatcaaaaatctacccaccaagcagcagcagaacaaacGCACATAAAAgcctgttgtgataggcaagcttTTGAAGCAAGTTGCTCCTTTTTCAGCCAGAAGGGTTGAAGAGTGAAGTAAAAGGCTGGAGAGGTCTAGGGAAATAGATTTTGGgaaacccttctgcctgaagagtGTTTGCCTATATCATAACAGTCTGTTATGTGTGTgtcctgccaccgcttggtgactGGATATTTTTATCTATccgattaaataattttatcaataattgagtgttcgagtattatgaaaaggatagactgctactcaccgtatagaggATATGTTGAGTCACATataggcacaccaaaaagactgctaaacatgtgaaCTTTTTACCAAAAGGCCTTtttctaaagtagacaacacaaACATTCACCTAAGCACAACTCGCACAGACATGACTACTCTCTCTGGCCACGGAGGCCAGGCTGCCAGCAACTGTGCATGACGGGAGAAGCAATCTGGATCTTGGGGGCGGGAACTGTGAAGGGGAAGGGTGGCAAGGTAGTGATGgaagacagtaaagtgctgcttttgtgtgtgtgtgtgtgtgtgtgtgtgtgtgtgtgtgtgtgtgtgtgtgtgtgtgtgtgtaacagccaTCAGATTTTGTAGGTAATTTTGTGAAGTTTGATTGGAAGGCAGTGTAATCTTTTTACTCATGGCAGGAACCAATTTTTGATGGAACAGTGGTAAGGCATTGGACTCCTATTTGGGAGGACTGCTGTAAAAATTCTTGTCAGGTCATCCTGTTACAAGTTTTCTGTGGTTACCTTAAATTACCTAAGGCATATGCTGGGTAGGTTCCTTTTAAGACTAGTTAGCAGAAGTCCTTGTACTACCCCAAGTTAGAGCTTGTGCTCTGtgtctaatgacctcatcagtgaCAGGATGTTAACTTTTAATCTTCCTTTTTCATCTCTACACATTGGGCTGACTGAGTATACTTAATGTGTGTACTTGAAGTTTGACATCAGGTAATTGTCGTGTAGTTACAGTGCTTTTGTTATGTGACCACTGTTCAGgaaagaaataatggcagaatatTTTTCTAGGCATATGCTGTGGAGTAGTTGCTGTAGCTTAGCTTACACAGCTTTTTTCTAGTCAATATCAAACTGTGTGCTTTACATTTAGTTTATGTGCTACTCTTTTAAATGGTaaccttttgttttctttctttctttcagacaAATGGGTCaggaaaaagaaaaggagaaagccGTTCGGACATTTACTGTTGGAGATAGGGTCTTTGCTAAAGTTAAAGGTTACCCTCCATGGCCAGCCTATGTTGTTAATGAAGAAAAGGTTGCCAAGAACAAAGTGAAATACCATGTAATATTTTACTACACAAATGAAAATGCTCTTTGTAAGCCAGAGGATATGTATCCATATGATCTTTACAAAGATAAATATGGCAAACCTACTAAGAAGCCGTATTTTAACCGTGCCCTGGAGTTAATTGAGAGTGACATACCACACTTCGCAAAATATTCCTTAGCTGAAAAGATGTCTGCTGTTCAGGCAGATGTTGAAGAAATACAGAAGCATACAAGGAAGCGTGCTCTTGAGGAAGAAGCTAACTCAGATTCCAGCAAAGATAATAAGAGACGTAGGGGTGTTTCTGAAAGTTCTGAGCACTCTGTACGTACCAATTCCCAGAAGCAAAAGGCCCCTAAGAAGCCTGACAACATGGACTCTCCTGATAAAGGCAACAATAAAGAAGCTGATGTGTTGGATGAAGCTGGTGACAGTTCACCAGACAAAAAGAAAGAGAATATGAAATcaagtaagaaaagaaaaatgtctaaGCCAATGAAAAACACATTTCGACCAAAAACTGCTTTTGGAGAGAATCCAGCTATTCATTTTGAAAAAGCAAAGGCCTTTGGACGTGTTACTGATAGAGAAACAACAAGGGGTAAAATCGACAAGAGTACAGGACAGGTACGACAGAAGAAGACTGCTCCAAAGGGTGGTAAACGCGAAACTAACAAAGAGAGACAGGAAAATCAGCCCAAGGGGAGAAAACAGAAAGTTAATAAAGAGAATGAGCAAAATGAAGACAATGCTCTACCAGATAACGATCCTGGGATAGGCAATAACTCTTCAGCAAAGGGTAGCAGCAGGTTACGTGTAAGTAAAATTCTAGGCAATAACACTTCCACAAAATTAGCAGCAGGTTAAGTGTAAGTAAAATCCTAAACTAAAAATGTGTAGTTATATGTGGAATGTAAGGAGGAGGTGGTAGAAGTAAGTGTCTGGGATGAATCGGGCAGGGGAAATTCATGCTAAAAGTGAAGAATGTGATTGCAAAAGCTAAAACAGAAAGACTGACAGTACAGCTAACATGTGGTCAGTCAAAAAGGATGTAAATTATATATTTTGGGTAATGCTGAATCTGTACGAGGTGCCCAAAAGTTTTTTGGAGGTCTCTCTAGAATCTTGGAAATGACTACTAATTTATGGAGTAGTAACTAGATGAGAGGAAAGCTACAGATTGGGGTATGAAAGTAACACTGGTTTGGAACAGCTAATAGTAGAGTACTGAGAAGGAAatgtaggtgggtgggtgggtgggtaggtaggtaggtgggtaggtagatagtcagtgtattaaAGATAAGTGTTGGCAATATTTACATTATACAATGTAGCTGGAAAGAAAAGATGAGGAAAAAAATAGTGTCTACGCGAAGAGGTCGgcaaaatgaaattaacaaaaaagaaaaggaTAAATGAAAGCAACCAATATGTAACAGATACTCTGAAGGGGAGGCAAAAGATGACTGAAGGAAAACAATTAGTAAAGGGAGATGATGGACACGTGACCATGTATCTTTCACATTAAGAGACAAAGTTCTGAAAGCTTGTCATAGTTTTATGCTTAAAATACTAGTTTGATTTCTAGTTGTCTTGAATGTTCATTGCATATTTTATGAAgtctgtatttgttaatgtttattaGGCTATGACTACTGCAGCCGGCTTGTTACATTTTGCTATTGTgacattccttcttttttttccctctTGCTTAGCTTCTGATAAAATTTTTCTGTAGCTGCACAATTGACTTTGAATGTCTTCCAATGCTGATAATTAGTCTGgaaatttttgtttcattaataaGAGAAATAAATAATCCACCCAAATAGCCAAACAcattagggtcattccatgtcagttcaaccaggggctccagctcatagtctcagatttgactgaaattctttacactaattctaccatgtgtggaacactcgtgtacaaagtattagtttcccctgccaattagttccagaattgtgaccccccccctccacaactcttttgtggatacgtgcgtggcaagCATGGGCcctcgagctattgcagccttccttctttccagggctgcatttccttccccttcccctcctttcctctccttgctccttccccctcgccctctcctctccctcttttggtgtccttgcttatgttgccccccgctatcctcctggtaaTGTTGGTTTTGCAATTTAGCTTTGTTGTGTAATCACCTCCTTTTGGcactccctggtccccctctggggtttgacctccattactaaatttctctaccgtagtgtgagccatttggggaagagcaccttacctagtgtctctgacgtgtgccctcctagtacattccgccttttctttcatgtcgtcgtctgatgctagggtgcatagccagcacgataaccagcccatgtggtggggtcgctatgtacccttttggttgagccccctgaacacacagggatcacacttctgatacctgagctgtgacctcctcatgcaagccttggagtggttgctcgtcatcctggagcatcggaactcccgacaATGGCCGCTgtaccagacggcccttgctgtggctgggtggtgcccgtgaggagagcccctgatcggagtgggtggtatcaggacggatgctatgcaaatgaaacgcatacgggtccagaactctggccgttcttctgcagccgtctctctgcgtggaactgattcttctagtgctgcttctcctgccccttcggccCTTCCATGGCTATcctctgggaagagggtcaggcccgtcggctaggggcaaagcctttccccccactatctggtttgcaccaggactgatggggattattttgccaataccaaacctttattctttgtggagcacactgaagacaagtttggcaaagtggactccctgagcaagatgtggtcgggtttgttgctgatcaaaactgcttcagctgcccagtctgcggcccttcgtgcctgtacccatcttggcacaattcctgtgtccattaccccccaccagtctccaaatatggttcaaggtgGGATTTTTCACAGGgccctcatccttcaaactgatgaggaacttcgggacaatctcagacggcggggtgttcactttgttcggtgtattcagaagggtcctaaggacaatcgcattgatactggtgcctttatcctggcctttgaaggggataccctccctgagaaagtaaagattatggtttatcgatgtgatttgaagccgtacatcccacctcctatgaggtgttttaagtgcttgcgttttggacacatcttcccgctgttcgcaggcccctctctgtggtgactgaagacgtccactccatgaagggagtccctgtgttccccctcctgtgtctgttaattgtcatggcaatcattctccacgttcaccagatttcccagtatataagaaggaaaagaagatacagcagtataagtctcttgatcgtttaacctacacagaggctcgtaagaagtatacacgtcttcaccaTGTGTCCATGACGTCCAATTATGCTTTAGTTAAATCTTCACCCCTTCTGTACCCCAGTCCCGTacccgtctccccccccctcccctgcggcttcCACACCTCTGGGCGctactccccctccccagccggagaagtgtcccactcctttggCGTCtgcggtcaagggcgcccctcctggGATGTCGGTATGTCCCTTTCCGgccccttccaggccaaaggtctgttgctgcgcGACGACTGCGAGAACCGCGGTCTGTCGGCGCCCAGGTCGCCCAATCTCTTTCTGTTCTCGATCTTGCTGCAGCTGTATGCCACACAGCCTTCCTCGATCTCaaccagaaaagaagaagaaacataagtcgcaggacaaagagcctctggtgtcaccagaggtcccatccccggcttcacaaccagattctgacctgtcgttcatggatgtcacccactccttgtcggtgacgggtggtgaCCCAGCGGTATGACTCAcattagcctgttcaacccccatttaaatcatcgttctgtgattatccaatggaattgtaatggatactaccgtcactttccggaattgaaatcccttatttcgtcctactctgcagcttgtgtggttctgcaggaatctcattttactgatgatcactcactgaccctctgtgggttccatgttttctgttgaaatcgggtcggacccctgcgggcttctggtggcgtttgtatgtTGGTCCGTAGaaacattgctagcacgtggattcctcttcaaactacattggaagcggttgctgttagggtccacctggattttgaggtcatggtttgcaatctttatctctcccctgacaggactcttacacctgctgccttaactgcccttctccagcaacttcctcctcccttcctccttctcagggattttaatgctcatcatccctagTGGGGCAGTGCATTTGCATCTAGatgaggtcttctcatagaccagtttattgcagaccacgacttgtgccttcttaatgatggctcccctactcatttcagtgctggtcatggtaccttttctgccattgatctttctctttcttctccctctctcctcacttcattacactggttgccacacgacgacctttgtgataagTGACcttttcccattgattctctctctctcacttcccgctccccgatggacaggttacctcgttggtctttccaacgcgccgattggcctctatacactgcacaggtcgtgttttctccctctttgtcgggttgtattgatgacgtcctacgtgacgtgtctgacgcgattgtttgcactgctagccttgctgtaccacgctcatctggaccatttcgtcgccagtAAGTctcatggtggagtacggccattgccatccgtgatcgctgtcgagctttgcaacaccttaagaggcacccatccattgCCAGCCTTATTACCTtaaaacgccttcgcgctaaagcccgttatttaatcaaacagagcaaacggatatgttgggaacaatttgtttcttccctcgcttctactgtccctctgtcacaagtatgggctacacttcgctctctccaaggttgccatcggcactCCACCCTCCTAGGCCTTCGCCTCCCAggtggcctttgtacggacccgttgattcttgcggaacatcttgcgacccattttgcaatggcatcagcatcagcctcccatccggctgctttccttcactggAAACAGCGGGCCGAaacttccaccttatgttttaccccttgtctgtcagaatcttacaacgaaccttttactgaatgggaatttctttctgcactttcttcttctcatgatacagcccctggcccagactacattcataaccaactgcttcaacatctcagttcTCCATGATACAGCCCCTGGCACAGActacattcataaccaactgcttcaacatctcaacATCTTCTCCAgttgtttaaccgtatctggctccaggatgacttcccttctcagtggagggatagcattgtggttcctgtccttaagcctggtaagaaccccctatttgttgacagctatcggccacttagtttgaccaatgtttttTGCAAGTTACTTGAGCCCGTCGGCTcgattgggtcctcgaatctcgggatctattgtccccttaccagtgtggcttccgagagggacggtctccgatcgatcatttacttcgcttggaattcgcagttcagcaggctttttcccagtgctgcaatttggttgcagtattttttgaccttcgcaaggcctatgacacggcctggtgcCATCACGTCTTtcttacacttcatcagtgggttcttcggggcccactcccgatttttatccgccagttcctgttccatcgctCATTCAgtgttcgggttggtactgtttttagttctctacGGACCCAGGAGACTGGCATCCcgcagggttctgtcttgagtgtacttcttttcctcattgctaacgatggacttgtggcctctgttggTCCTTttgtcgcccctgccctgtatgtggatgatttctgcatttgggttagttcctcttcgatggcgtctgcagagcggcagctccagggagctatacggtgtgcctctgcatggaccctctcacacgggtttctgttctcttctttaaaatcgtgggtggtccacttctgtcgccgtgggtcttcttttcgacaccaagctcacttggctgccccatatcagacttctgaaggtggGATGTTTTCGTAaattcaatgtccttcgcttccttgcccactcctcttggggtgcggaccgctccCTCCTTCTCTGTCTTTATCGTGCTTTAGTTCTGTCGCGCTTGGACTATGGTTCTCAAGTTTAtggtttggctgctccttccacactgcacgtgctggatccagccCACCATCGTGGTAatcgtttggccaccggtgcctgccttccctactagccctgttgatagtctcctggttgaagcgtCCTGgtcccaagaggagtgggcaaggaagcgaaggacattgaattTACGAAAACGCACTCCataaatcaaaacaccaacaacatatttctgaggtaaaataaaaaaattcaaaaatgtgattaaaaaatgtaatacattaaaaggtaCATACTGTAGGTTCCCTctgtgccaaatataattcactcaaaaagggtataaatttttttgtggtaagccccccccccccctttctgttcagcggtcccagcttctggtgtcttatgcactcactgtccgttcctctcccactcatccttcctattctatcctgttccaagaCCATGGATGTCGCCCACCTGATTCCTGCTCTCggacgggtttaccggttgggctctgccTTGCGTCTCTTTGACATgattgctgttgttttttacactggtggctctaaatctgctgatcatgtgggatatgctttcatgtcctctgttggaacggaaaatcatctgctgccacctacatgtggggtgtttactgcgaaATTGATGGCAATtccccaggcccttacctttattaaacagtcccaacacaaccgcgtttcgTTATGTACGGATTCAATGAGTGGCCTTTTGGCTATTGACCGGTGTGTTTCgcaccatcccttggtctctgccatccatgaccatctcgctgatattcactgtgctgcttgtttcattgacttcctttgggtccctggccatgtggataTCCCGGGTAATGAGTTCGCTGACCGTTTGGGTGGGGGAGCcgtcacttaccccccgttttctgtaacccctcctgcagcggatttacgatttcacatcaaatcccacttcgcacaatcatgggccaactcttgggaggctacttccctgtataataaacttcatgcgattaaggtgacaccaggcccgtggcattcttcctttcgcctctcccgaaaggactcgaccacactgtgttgtctccgcattggccataccaggttgacccatggttttcttttgcgctatgagccacccccactttgtggttgtggagccttccagtcagtagctcaCATTTTGGTTGACTGCCCCCTTCTTTTgcctctgcgtgctaagtacagactcccctgcacttttacctttgatgttggctgacgattcccggatggtcgacctggttctcggtttcctccgggaaagtggtttttattctcagttctaaggtttttaatctctctctggtgttggggcagggcggtgagtgttggggtgtctcccactgtaagccgtgtttggagattcccgactcccctccctggccgagATCCTCTTGTCTTCccattttactctgtttttatcattttttaggGTTCGTTAGTCTCCTTTTCCGATACGCACGTCTCCATTTTAGCAGTTGCAcctttaagtcgcaggtggtctcgCCTCTGCTGCTTCTGAGGTGGGATGTTTCCTGCCTTTAGAATAGCGTTGGgttcgctctcttgctgacttacctcattttgtttttaccattgacaacatgactacCCTTTTatattttttagccttttcccttttatcgttctgacttttctgagatgtcacactatcggaatggaacacatttgaaacaagggactgatgaccttgttgtttggtcccttcaaccccaaccacaacaacaacaacagaattatgATCTGGAAATTGCAACCccacatctggcaatctatcttcagacccaacttcaggtcttaataactttggaactattccacacagtccagtgaaatttttacaacccagtaacatccatttagagaacgcACTCCataaatcaaaacaccaacaacatatttctgaggtaaa
This portion of the Schistocerca serialis cubense isolate TAMUIC-IGC-003099 chromosome 3, iqSchSeri2.2, whole genome shotgun sequence genome encodes:
- the LOC126470554 gene encoding hepatoma-derived growth factor-related protein 2-like, encoding MGQEKEKEKAVRTFTVGDRVFAKVKGYPPWPAYVVNEEKVAKNKVKYHVIFYYTNENALCKPEDMYPYDLYKDKYGKPTKKPYFNRALELIESDIPHFAKYSLAEKMSAVQADVEEIQKHTRKRALEEEANSDSSKDNKRRRGVSESSEHSVRTNSQKQKAPKKPDNMDSPDKGNNKEADVLDEAGDSSPDKKKENMKSSKKRKMSKPMKNTFRPKTAFGENPAIHFEKAKAFGRVTDRETTRGKIDKSTGQVRQKKTAPKGGKRETNKERQENQPKGRKQKVNKENEQNEDNALPDNDPGIGNNSSAKGSSRLRGRKRRTREQHDFTSFERGDQVFAKVRGYPPWPAVVTALANETGKKKKYHVTFYASDQRGVCSAEHIFPYELYKSQYGSPHKKNYAFNMALGLIRKAAGANASNGTGTKNRSAKHQKNEPSNGDLSDNDSPLGDEHNDESTEEEPPDDKLDREKSEDTDDDAEDK